Proteins from one Deltaproteobacteria bacterium genomic window:
- a CDS encoding polysaccharide export protein — protein MKSIVYLVMTLVVVGMAVQARAQGYPLGPEDVLEISVWRDEALTKQVIVRPDGCVSFPLIGDIQASGLSVEQLRRVIQDKIAEYVPDTPVSVMLMQIGSAKVYVVGKVNRPGMYIMGHAMTVTQALALAGGLNAFADEDSIQVLRTVDGAQRAIVFDYGRVASGKNLESNIVLKPHDTIVVP, from the coding sequence ATGAAGTCGATCGTGTATTTGGTGATGACGTTGGTGGTTGTTGGCATGGCCGTCCAGGCCCGGGCCCAGGGATATCCGCTTGGGCCCGAGGATGTTCTGGAAATTTCCGTCTGGCGTGACGAAGCATTGACCAAGCAGGTTATTGTCCGTCCCGATGGCTGTGTATCCTTCCCGCTCATCGGGGACATTCAGGCCAGTGGTCTGAGCGTGGAACAGCTGCGGCGGGTCATCCAGGACAAAATCGCCGAATACGTTCCGGATACGCCGGTCAGTGTCATGCTGATGCAGATTGGAAGCGCCAAGGTTTACGTCGTGGGCAAGGTCAACCGGCCCGGCATGTACATCATGGGGCACGCCATGACCGTGACCCAGGCCCTGGCCCTGGCCGGTGGGCTCAACGCGTTCGCCGACGAGGACTCCATCCAGGTTTTGCGGACCGTGGACGGCGCGCAGCGGGCGATCGTCTTTGATTACGGGCGTGTCGCGTCCGGAAAAAATTTGGAATCGAACATCGTGCTCAAGCCGCACGACACGATCGTGGTTCCGTGA
- a CDS encoding sigma-54-dependent Fis family transcriptional regulator: MADILIIDDDPDFSYSFQRIIERMGHRCAVLPNISLASEYLDASECDVVFLDVNLPDGNGLTHVRQFQTMGKQPEVIILTGDGNSDGAALAIANGAWDYIAKPVSVNKIKLLLQRTMAYRASKETSNRPRTLKRDAIIGNSPAIMACLDIMGTAANSKSNVIISGETGTGKELFARGIHENSANSGNLVVIDCTNLPHSLAESILFGHTKGSFTSAHESRDGLFKQADNGTVFLDEISELGQDLQKSLLRVLQERKFRPIGAEKELSSNFRVIAATNRNLRAMVDRGEFRGDLFYRLNGHHLPIPPLRDRKEDIQPLAAHYVKKICREYGLPAKHLSPDFLNALRAHDWPGNVREFISAIYVAVDKATDEGTLYSQHLAMEIRIGAARNSFRNHPGANRSRPLPVDPRSDTLDIHLDLNGNLPPLRDIRESVVEKLEHKYLHRLIGICGSNVSEACILSGLSRARLYELLKKHSIRVK, translated from the coding sequence ATGGCCGACATTCTCATCATCGATGACGATCCTGATTTCTCATATTCCTTTCAGCGCATCATTGAACGCATGGGGCACCGCTGTGCCGTGCTCCCCAACATATCCCTGGCATCCGAATATCTCGATGCATCCGAATGCGACGTGGTCTTTTTGGATGTCAATCTGCCCGACGGCAACGGCCTGACCCATGTCCGACAATTTCAGACCATGGGAAAACAGCCGGAAGTGATCATCCTAACGGGAGACGGCAATTCCGACGGCGCGGCCCTGGCCATCGCCAATGGCGCCTGGGACTATATCGCCAAGCCCGTCTCCGTGAACAAGATCAAGCTGCTTTTGCAGCGCACCATGGCCTACCGGGCTTCCAAGGAAACATCCAACCGCCCACGGACCCTCAAACGCGACGCCATCATCGGGAACAGCCCAGCCATCATGGCCTGCCTGGACATCATGGGTACCGCCGCCAACAGCAAATCCAACGTCATCATCAGCGGCGAAACCGGAACGGGCAAGGAACTCTTTGCCCGGGGAATCCATGAAAACAGCGCCAACAGCGGCAACCTGGTCGTCATCGACTGCACCAACCTGCCCCACTCCCTGGCCGAAAGCATCCTCTTTGGGCACACCAAGGGTTCCTTCACCAGCGCCCACGAATCACGGGACGGGCTTTTCAAGCAAGCCGACAACGGCACGGTCTTTCTGGATGAAATCTCGGAGCTTGGCCAGGACCTGCAAAAATCCCTGCTGCGCGTCCTTCAGGAACGCAAATTCCGTCCCATTGGCGCGGAAAAGGAACTGAGCAGCAATTTTCGGGTCATCGCGGCCACCAACAGAAACTTGCGCGCCATGGTCGACCGGGGAGAATTTCGCGGCGACCTCTTTTACCGCCTGAATGGCCATCATTTGCCGATCCCGCCCCTGCGGGATCGCAAGGAAGACATCCAACCGCTTGCGGCCCATTATGTGAAAAAAATCTGCCGTGAATACGGGCTGCCCGCCAAACACCTGTCTCCGGATTTTCTCAACGCCCTGCGCGCCCATGACTGGCCGGGCAATGTGCGCGAATTCATCAGCGCGATCTATGTCGCCGTGGATAAAGCCACGGACGAAGGCACCCTGTACAGCCAGCATCTGGCCATGGAAATCCGCATCGGCGCGGCCAGGAACAGCTTTCGAAACCATCCCGGCGCGAACCGCTCCCGCCCCCTGCCCGTTGATCCGCGATCCGACACCCTGGACATCCATCTCGACCTGAATGGAAACCTGCCGCCCCTGCGCGACATCCGGGAAAGCGTGGTGGAAAAACTGGAACACAAATATCTTCACCGTCTGATCGGAATCTGCGGCTCCAACGTGTCCGAGGCCTGCATCCTCTCCGGCCTGTCCCGGGCCAGACTCTACGAACTCCTCAAAAAGCATTCCATCCGCGTAAAATAA
- the murA gene encoding UDP-N-acetylglucosamine 1-carboxyvinyltransferase has protein sequence MDKLVIEGGVALKGRIAVSGSKNAALPILLASILVDGEVRLSNVPSLRDIDTTLKLLELLGCRASHDDGEVVLESCDLKPEAPYDLVRTMRASVLCLGPLLARLGRARVALPGGCAIGARPVDLHLKGLEQMGAVFELDSGDIIGNCDRLRGAHIQLDFPTVGGTEHLIMAATLAEGETVLENAAREPEIQDLAEFLNACGARISGHGTSVIHIQGVETLRGCSYRVMPDRIEAGTYLVAAGITKGDLELVDCPVDALDAVIFKLREMGMGIEGDRGLLRAYADGPLHCVDVSTQPYPGFPTDMQAQIMALMACSAGAGVITEGIFENRFMHVQELGRLGANVTLSGQSAMVRGVDTLKGATVMASDLRASACLVLAGLAATGRTDVRRIYHLDRGYERMEVKLSAVGARIRRERE, from the coding sequence ATGGACAAACTTGTCATTGAAGGCGGGGTCGCGCTCAAGGGCCGGATTGCGGTCAGCGGCTCCAAAAACGCGGCCTTGCCCATTTTGCTGGCCTCCATCTTGGTTGACGGAGAGGTGCGGCTGTCCAACGTGCCAAGCCTGCGCGATATCGATACCACGCTCAAGTTGCTGGAACTGCTTGGTTGCCGGGCCAGTCACGATGATGGCGAAGTTGTCCTTGAATCCTGCGATCTCAAGCCCGAGGCGCCCTACGACCTGGTCCGGACCATGCGTGCCTCGGTCCTTTGCCTGGGGCCGCTCTTGGCTAGGTTGGGACGGGCGCGGGTGGCCCTGCCCGGAGGTTGCGCCATCGGCGCGCGGCCCGTGGACCTGCATTTGAAGGGTCTGGAACAGATGGGAGCTGTTTTCGAACTAGATAGCGGCGACATCATCGGGAATTGCGACCGGCTGCGCGGAGCGCACATCCAGCTCGATTTTCCCACCGTGGGCGGCACCGAGCATCTGATCATGGCCGCGACCCTGGCCGAGGGCGAGACCGTGCTCGAAAACGCGGCCCGCGAACCGGAGATCCAGGACCTGGCGGAATTTTTGAATGCCTGTGGGGCGCGCATTTCCGGGCATGGCACCAGCGTGATTCACATTCAGGGAGTGGAGACGCTGCGCGGCTGCTCGTATCGGGTCATGCCGGACCGCATCGAGGCGGGCACCTATCTTGTCGCCGCGGGCATCACCAAGGGCGATCTGGAACTTGTCGATTGTCCGGTGGACGCCCTGGACGCGGTTATTTTCAAGCTGCGCGAGATGGGCATGGGCATCGAGGGCGATCGTGGTTTGTTGCGGGCCTACGCCGATGGCCCGTTGCACTGCGTCGATGTGAGCACGCAGCCCTACCCCGGCTTCCCCACGGACATGCAGGCCCAGATCATGGCCCTCATGGCTTGCAGCGCGGGAGCTGGCGTGATCACCGAGGGAATTTTCGAGAACCGGTTCATGCATGTGCAGGAATTGGGGCGGTTGGGGGCCAACGTGACCTTGTCCGGACAAAGCGCCATGGTGCGCGGCGTGGACACGCTCAAGGGAGCCACGGTCATGGCCTCGGATCTGCGGGCCAGCGCCTGTCTGGTCTTGGCTGGTCTGGCCGCCACGGGCCGGACGGATGTCCGCCGCATCTATCATCTGGATCGGGGGTACGAGCGGATGGAGGTCAAGCTGTCCGCTGTTGGCGCCCGTATTCGCCGGGAACGGGAATGA
- a CDS encoding VOC family protein: MAVFTGINHLAMVTADMDATIRFWRDLLGLRMVVGLGHPGYRHYFFEISSQDMIAFFEWPQVRPIPEKDHGVPVRGPVAFDHVSLGVESRDSLWEIGGRLEANGFWASEVIDHGFIWSLYSFDPNNIPIEFSYSVPGHDVRAHPLMIDPSPTPVASEGSEPRAGVWTRPEAPSSDRAVYPGEADAVLAALKTSSRRRS, from the coding sequence ATGGCCGTCTTCACGGGAATCAATCATCTGGCCATGGTCACGGCGGACATGGATGCGACCATCCGTTTCTGGCGGGACCTGCTGGGTTTGCGCATGGTGGTGGGCTTGGGGCATCCCGGTTACCGCCATTATTTTTTCGAGATTTCCAGTCAGGACATGATCGCCTTTTTTGAATGGCCCCAGGTCCGGCCAATCCCCGAAAAAGACCACGGCGTTCCGGTGCGTGGCCCCGTGGCCTTCGATCATGTTTCCCTTGGCGTGGAGAGCCGGGACAGCCTGTGGGAGATCGGGGGCCGCCTCGAAGCCAACGGGTTCTGGGCCTCGGAAGTGATCGACCATGGTTTTATTTGGTCTCTCTATTCCTTTGATCCCAACAACATCCCCATCGAGTTCAGCTACAGCGTTCCGGGCCACGATGTCCGGGCCCATCCCCTTATGATCGATCCGAGCCCTACCCCGGTCGCGAGCGAAGGCTCCGAGCCCAGGGCCGGAGTCTGGACCCGCCCGGAGGCGCCATCCTCGGACCGTGCCGTGTATCCCGGCGAGGCCGATGCGGTGCTCGCCGCCCTCAAGACATCATCAAGGCGCCGTTCATGA